CATCACCACGTCGTCGCCGCTCAGCGTCGGGTTCTCGCTCGGGTGCGTGGGGTGCCAGGTCGACCAGAGCCGGTCGACGTTGGCGTGGTGCAGGAAGAAGAGCGGGTCGGCCGGGGCGGTCGCGAGGTCGGACATGGAGGCGCCGACCCAGTCGTGCACCTGGTCGTGGACGGACTCCAGCCCGTCCACGAAGGTGGTGAAGCCGCCGGCCTGCATCACGCGGTTGAGCGGGGCGGTGATCTGCTGCAGGTGGTGCAGGCTGCCGGGGGAGCGGGTCACCTGGACGATCCCGCCCATGGGGCCGGGCACGATCACCCTCGGCAGGACGTCGGCCAGCCAGACCGGGATCTGCTGGTCGGCCGTCCAGTCCCAGTACGGGATCGTGACCTCGGAGTGGACGCGGCGCAGCTCGGTCTCGACCTGGTCGAGGAACACCCGGTGCCAGGGGAGGAAGCGCTGGGCCCCGATGTCGTGGGGGTCGCCGGACATGCGGTGCTGGTGGTGGCCCATGTCGGCGTGGATGGCGACGAAGTTCCCGAGCACACCGGACTGGTTGATGACGTCGAACGCGTCGACCAGCCGGGACCGTTCGGTCGCGGTGAGCTCCTTCTCGTTCTTGCGGACCTTCTCGGCGGGCTGCGCGCGGCGCATGGCGGTCAGGTCGCCGAAGGTCTTGGGGCCGTGGCCGTCGTGGGAGGTGGTGGCGTGGGCGAGGAAGTCGGGGTGGGCGAGGGTGGCGAGCTGGTGCTCGGTCATCTGGGTCACGGCGGAACCTCGTGTCGTCGTGGTCGCGTGCGGGAGGTGCACTTTCAGCAGACTCACGCTGTGCACGGGCTTCCGCATGCCGGGATACCCCGATGGGACGGCAGCGTGTCCCGCCGTGGACGCGGCAATGCCACGGCCCCGACTTCCGGAGATCGGGGCCGTGACCTTGCTCGGGGGCGTCAGCCGTCGCCGCGCCGGGGGCCGAGGAAGACCTCGTCGCCGATCACCGTGACCGGGTAGGTGGCCACCGGGTCGACGGCGGGCATGTCGAGGGCCTTGCCGCTGCGGAGGCAGAAGCGGCTGAAGTGCCAGGGGCACACCACCGTGTCGTCCTCCAACTCGCCGTCCTCCAGCGGGGCGAACTCGTGGCTGCACTCGTTCGCGACGGCATGCACCTCGCCGTCGACGTTGGCCAGCAGGACGCGGGTGCCGTCAGGCGCCGTCACGGCCAGCAGCTCTCCCGGCGGGACGTCCGTCAGCCTGGCCACGCCCGGTGTGGACTCCGGTTCGGCGCTCATGCTCAACGCCGCCCGCGGATACGGTACTTGGCGACGCGGAAGATGTTGCCGACGGTGAGGCCGACGATGGCGCCCGGGCCGGATCCGGGCTTCGGGGCCATGCCGAGCTGTTCGACCATGGACGCGGTGCTCTCCTCGTGCCAGAGCTCGGCGAACCTGCCGCTGCGGACCACGTGGAAGTCCAGGCCCGTCATGATCATGCGCTCGCCGTTGCCCGGGAAGCCGTACAGCTCGCCGAGGAAGGTGCCGGTGGCGGTCCAGCGGTCGACCACCTTGTCGCCCATGATCGCCACGTCGTCCAGGAAGAAGCGCAGGTCGGGGAAGGCGTCGTGCATCAGCTGAACGGCGGCGCGGTGGCCGGCCGGGCCCTGCGGGCAGCCGGGCAGCGGCATGTGGTCGACCCAGTCGGGGGCCAGCAGTTCGGCCTCGGTGGCGGCGTTGTTCTTGTCCCAGACCTCCTCGATGTACCGGCGGGCCATCTCCTGGTACACCGCGACGGTGTCCGGACGGGTCTCGGTCGTCATAGCTGTCTCCTCGCGATGTTCTTGCTGGTCGGAGCTCGCGTGGCCGGAGCTCGGCTGGTCGGAGCCCGGGTGGTCAGAGCTCGGGGCCCACGTCGGTGAGCCCGTCGGCGCGCAGGATCTCCTGCGCGGTGTGGCTGCCGGACACGATCACCCGCAGCGCGCTGGCCGCCTGCGCCCAGTGGCCGGACAGGTAGAGCCCCTCGACGGGGGTGCGGTACGTCAGGCGCTTGCTGCCCGCCTGGGCCGGGGTGTTCTCCCAGCCGTAGGCGGCGCCCTCGTGGTTGAGGGTGTAGCGCTCCAGGGTGAGTGGCGTGGCGCTCCGGACGAAGGTCAGGCCAGCCCGGAAGCCGGGGTAGAGCCGCTCGATCAGGTCGAGGTACTTCTCCTCCAGCTCGGGCTTCAACTCGTCCCAGGACCTGGGGCCGTGGTAGGGCGCCAGCGCGGTCGACGTCACCAGGTGCTCGCCCGCCGGGCCGAGGCTCGGGTCCAGCAGGGTCGGCACCACGACGACGGTGGCGGGGGCCCGGCCGTCGGCGAAGCCCTGGAACGTCGCGTCGTGGTCGTCGGTCTCGAAGATGAAGGTCTCGTGGGCGCCGCCGGCCGCCGCGATGTCCAGCGTGGTGGCCGCGTAGACGACGAACATCGACATCGAGGACCGCAGCGAGTTCAGCCGCCGCCGGTAGGCGGTCGGCAGCAGGTCGAGGCCCACCAGCTGTTCGAAGGTCTGCCGGGCGTCCGCGTTGGAGATCACCACGGGCGCGCGGAGCTCCTGGCCGCCGGCCAGCACGACGCCCTCGGCGCGCCCGTCCCGGACCAGGATCCGTTCGGCCTTCGTCTCGGTGAGCAGCTTGCCGCCGTCCCGTTCGATCGAGGTGACGAGCGCCCCGACCAGGTGCTGGAAGCCGCCCTTGCAGTGGTACAGGCCGTGCATCTGGGTGTAGAGGAAGCGGGCGAAGAGCTCGAACGAGAGCTGGGACGGCGGCAGGCCCATGTACGGCCAGCCGGCCGTGCAGAAGGCCTTGCAGCGCGGGTCGGTGACGTAGCGGTCGAGGACCTCGCCGAGGGTCGACATCCGGTTGCCGAACAGGGTCGGAAACCGCTTCACCGCCTCGCCCAGCTCCTTGGGCGAGAGCTGCAGCGGCACCTGGTGGGCCTCCGCCAGGAACCGCTCGCAGAGCCCGAAGAAGCCCCGGATGCCCTCCGCCTCGTGCGGGAACAGCCGGACGTGGGCCTCGATGAAGGCTTCGGAGCCGAACGGGGCGTCCAGGACGACGTCGTCGATGACCACCCGGTAGAGCGCGTCCGACTCCACGAACTCGCACAGCTCGCGGACCCCGAGGTAGCGCAGCAGCGCGTCGATCGTCCCGCCCTCGGCCGCGCCCGGGACGACGTGGATCGCGGGGTCGTAGTAGCGGCCGTCGTGCTGGAAGGCGTGGGCGTAGCCGCCGATGCCCTTGGCCTGCTCCAGGACCAGGACCCGGCGGCCGAACTTCGCCAGGTACGCCGCCGCGGCCAGTCCGCCCAGCCCGCTGCCGACCACGATCACGTCGTAGTCGCCACCGGGCGGGGCGGCGGGATCCGTGAGTGCCATGAGTTCTCCAAGGGTGAGTGGTTCGTGCGTGCCGCGCCGGTAGGTGAGATCCCGCCGGCCGGATCGTGGATACACGGCGCCGTCGCAGCCGGGTCAGTCGAGCCGGCCCGCGAACCGAGGCAGCGGGAGCGTGCTGGACAGGAAGACGTGCTCGATCAGCGCCGGTGGCACGGTGGTGACGAACCGGTCGCGGATCGCCGGATCGAGTCGCTGGATGCGCTGTGCCGCCCGCCCGCGCCTGAAGACCCGGTGGACGCGCGGGTAGCGCTCGGCCTCGTAGGCGCGTAAGGCGTGCTCGGGGTCGTCGTGGGAGCCGAGTGCGAGCGTCAGCACGGCGGCGTCCTCCATGGCCATACAGGCCCCGACGCCCACGGTCGGCAGGATGCAGTGCGCCGCGTCGCCGAGCAGGGTGACGCGCCCCCGCCCCCACGCGCGGACAGGGCGAAGGTCGCGCGGGTTGTCACGGTGGACGCGGTCGGCCGGGGTCGCCGCGATCACCCGGCGGACGCGCTCGTTCCAGTCGTCGCCGGTCGGCCTCCGGTCGTGCGGCGCCTGCATGAACCAGTACGTCCGGCCGGCGGTGAGCGGGATGATGCCGGCGACTCCGGTCGGACCGAAGATGATGTCGCCGCTGGGGTAGTCCGCCTCGACCCCGCTCGCGTAGCCCTGCCAGCCGGTCAGACGGACGCTGTCCTCCCGCCGGTCCGGGCCCGGCTCGGCCGGCAGCACGGTGTGGCGGACCACGGACCCGACACCGTCCGCGCCGACCACGACGTCGGCCTTGAGCGTCTCGCCGCCGGCCAGGGTCACCCGGCCGTCCCGGCGGGCCTCGACCACCTCGACGCCGTGGCGCACCTCGGCCTCGGCTCCGGCCTCGGCGGCGAGTGTCTCGACCAGCTCGGCCCGGGTGACGCCGAAGCCCGTCATCCCGTAGCGGCTGCGCAGCTTGACGTCGAGGTCGACGTCGGCGATGGTCCGGCCGGACACCAACTGGAAGTGTGCGCGGTCGATCCGGTGCGAGAGGTCGCGCACCGCGTGCGCCAACTTCGCGTCGCCGGCGGCCTGGAGGGCG
The nucleotide sequence above comes from Streptomyces kaniharaensis. Encoded proteins:
- a CDS encoding tyrosinase family protein, which encodes MTEHQLATLAHPDFLAHATTSHDGHGPKTFGDLTAMRRAQPAEKVRKNEKELTATERSRLVDAFDVINQSGVLGNFVAIHADMGHHQHRMSGDPHDIGAQRFLPWHRVFLDQVETELRRVHSEVTIPYWDWTADQQIPVWLADVLPRVIVPGPMGGIVQVTRSPGSLHHLQQITAPLNRVMQAGGFTTFVDGLESVHDQVHDWVGASMSDLATAPADPLFFLHHANVDRLWSTWHPTHPSENPTLSGDDVVMDPWRVTEPTTRHIDNFHYSYS
- a CDS encoding Rieske (2Fe-2S) protein, which produces MSAEPESTPGVARLTDVPPGELLAVTAPDGTRVLLANVDGEVHAVANECSHEFAPLEDGELEDDTVVCPWHFSRFCLRSGKALDMPAVDPVATYPVTVIGDEVFLGPRRGDG
- a CDS encoding ester cyclase; amino-acid sequence: MTTETRPDTVAVYQEMARRYIEEVWDKNNAATEAELLAPDWVDHMPLPGCPQGPAGHRAAVQLMHDAFPDLRFFLDDVAIMGDKVVDRWTATGTFLGELYGFPGNGERMIMTGLDFHVVRSGRFAELWHEESTASMVEQLGMAPKPGSGPGAIVGLTVGNIFRVAKYRIRGRR
- a CDS encoding phytoene desaturase family protein, with protein sequence MALTDPAAPPGGDYDVIVVGSGLGGLAAAAYLAKFGRRVLVLEQAKGIGGYAHAFQHDGRYYDPAIHVVPGAAEGGTIDALLRYLGVRELCEFVESDALYRVVIDDVVLDAPFGSEAFIEAHVRLFPHEAEGIRGFFGLCERFLAEAHQVPLQLSPKELGEAVKRFPTLFGNRMSTLGEVLDRYVTDPRCKAFCTAGWPYMGLPPSQLSFELFARFLYTQMHGLYHCKGGFQHLVGALVTSIERDGGKLLTETKAERILVRDGRAEGVVLAGGQELRAPVVISNADARQTFEQLVGLDLLPTAYRRRLNSLRSSMSMFVVYAATTLDIAAAGGAHETFIFETDDHDATFQGFADGRAPATVVVVPTLLDPSLGPAGEHLVTSTALAPYHGPRSWDELKPELEEKYLDLIERLYPGFRAGLTFVRSATPLTLERYTLNHEGAAYGWENTPAQAGSKRLTYRTPVEGLYLSGHWAQAASALRVIVSGSHTAQEILRADGLTDVGPEL
- a CDS encoding FAD-dependent oxidoreductase, whose product is MSRVKSVIVVGGGIGGLSLAALLTRRGIEVTVLERSEGIPRGIAICIWPNAVLALQAAGDAKLAHAVRDLSHRIDRAHFQLVSGRTIADVDLDVKLRSRYGMTGFGVTRAELVETLAAEAGAEAEVRHGVEVVEARRDGRVTLAGGETLKADVVVGADGVGSVVRHTVLPAEPGPDRREDSVRLTGWQGYASGVEADYPSGDIIFGPTGVAGIIPLTAGRTYWFMQAPHDRRPTGDDWNERVRRVIAATPADRVHRDNPRDLRPVRAWGRGRVTLLGDAAHCILPTVGVGACMAMEDAAVLTLALGSHDDPEHALRAYEAERYPRVHRVFRRGRAAQRIQRLDPAIRDRFVTTVPPALIEHVFLSSTLPLPRFAGRLD